The window TGCGGGAGTTTGAAAGCGTCTTTGCGGGTGGCCGTGTTGGCGAACCGGATACGAAGAGCATTAGCCGCGTGATTGCCCGCCAGAAATCCCACCGCAAGGAACGGCGAGGATCCGGGCGGTTTACGATTGCAACGTAATCTTGTCCGGCATTGGGTGGAACGGTTCGGCACGAAACTGTTTGAAACTCGTTGCCCAGCGGCGCGTTTTTCTTTACGCAAGCGATGCCATTCTTGCCGAATATGAATCGGTCATCCCTAAAACACTCGCGGAAGAAATGCCCGATATTGATCCGCATC of the Verrucomicrobiota bacterium genome contains:
- a CDS encoding type II toxin-antitoxin system ParD family antitoxin — protein: MSVALTDYWQDFIRQMIESGRYNNQSEVIRAGLRSLEERELAKEVREFESVFAGGRVGEPDTKSISRVIARQKSHRKERRGSGRFTIAT